From Oryzias melastigma strain HK-1 linkage group LG15, ASM292280v2, whole genome shotgun sequence, one genomic window encodes:
- the lrrfip2 gene encoding leucine-rich repeat flightless-interacting protein 2 isoform X3, with translation MGTQGPGRKRAPLKDRFSAEEEALSSIAREAEARLAAKRAARAEARDIRMRELERQQKELSYHSSSSSNRKWGQIHQWMAETEKARTSSSNRSSSRHHRELDDDVSSVRSYRSTSSAMRDLGSNKSRSSSRRKDMLSHGHSTSSLLKSVRSTSSVYNDLHGHKKASSSSSRKDLLTGLYHDQRNYTSLTKTKAPPLPSTSSYQPRATSASSSTSGTGLSRSYSMASIYDDTGLYGSSYSSRAPSEYSWYSSGASSTRSSPVHSSSEDDTVSSVSQERFNRGRRDSTSSDFSDISESAADYFSRSNRRGSIVSDLDDLSIPDLDALDEKCDKQYSDYSRPSSRCTTPGLSPATLASLGGTSSRRGSADAGSTYDPDTSLSELRDIYELKDQIQDVEGRYMQGLKELKDSLTEVEEKYKKAMVSNAQLDNDKGNLIYQVDTLKDVIEEMEESMSEMKRELEEKTKELERQKHTCSVLQHKQEELKEGIRQRDELIEALERQKEYFDCIRNERDELRDELADIKGKSKAGEKHGLVVVPGSIPNGEVEEEPLSSGITLVSQEAAQVLESAGDGPLDVRLLKLAEEKEELLFQIRKLKHQLEEERQKHAKVDGVFTDGEKMENGTDLSFIEMQRDANRQISEYKFKLSKAEQEITTMELNITRLEAQMARYKVAADNSEKVEDELKAEKRKLQRELRTALDKLEEMEMTNSHLVKRLEKMKANRNALLAQQ, from the exons ATGGGGACACAAGGCCCAGGGAGGAAACGTGCTCCTTTGAAAGATCGCTTctcagcagaagaagaagctctgAGTAGTATTGCTCGTGAG GCGGAGGCGAGGCTGGCGGCGAAGAGGGCAGCGCGAGCAGAGGCCAGAGATATTCGAATGAGGGAACTGGAGCGACAGCAGAAAGAG CTTTCCTACCACTCATCCAGCAGTAGCAATAGAAAATGGGGTCAGATTCATCAGTGGATG GCCGAAACAGAAAAAGCAAGAACTTCTAGTAGTAATAGATCCAGCAGCCGTCATCACCGG GAGCTGGACGATGACGTCAGTTCAGTTCGCAGCTACAGG TCTACATCATCAGCGATGCGGGACTTGGGGTCTAACAAGAGTCGGTCCAGTTCTCGTAGAAAGGACATGTTG TCTCATGGCCACTCCACTAGTTCCCTCCTCAAGAGTGTCCGCTCCACT AGTTCTGTATACAATGACCTGCATGGCCATAAAAAggcttcctccagctcctcaaGAAAAGACTTGCTG ACTGGACTGTACCACGATCAAAGGAACTACACCAGCCTTACCAAGACCAAAGCTCCTCCCCTTCCTTCCACTTCCTCCTATCAGCCTCGG GCcacctccgcctcctcctccacctctggCACAGGGCTGTCTCGTAGCTACAGCATG GCATCCATTTATGACGACACAGGTCTTTATGGCTCAAGTTACAGTTCAAGAGCT CCCTCTGAATACAGCTGGTACTCCTCTGGAGCCAGCTCCACCCGCAGCAGCCCTGTG CACTCTTCATCAGAAGATGACACTGTCAGCAGTGTGTCCCAGGAGCGCTTCAACAGAGGCCGGAGGGACAGTACG TCGTCTGACTTCTCGGACATTAGCGAATCCGCCGCGGATTATTTCAGCCGCTCCAACCGAAGGGGCAGCATCGTGTCTGACCTTGATGATTTGAGCATTCCAGATTTGGACGCT CTGGATGAAAAATGCGACAAACAGTACTCCGACTACAGTCGG CCTTCGTCTCGCTGCACCACCCCAGGCCTGTCTCCAGCCACCCTGGCCTCGCTGGGCGGGACCTCGTCTAGAAGAGGGAGCGCCGACGCCGGCAGCACGTACGACCCCGACACCAGTCTGAGCGAGCTGAGG GATATCTATGAACTAAAGGACCAGATTCAGGATGTAGAGGGGCGGTACATGCAAGGGCTTAAAGAGCTGAAG GACTCACTCACAGAAGTGGAGGAGAAGTATAAGAAAGCCATGGTCTCCAACGCACAGTTGGACAACGACAAAGGCAACCTCATTTATCAAGTGGACACACTCAAGGACGTCATCGAAGAGATGGAGGAGTCCATGTCAGAGATGAAGagggagctggaggagaagaCGAAG GAACTGgaaagacagaaacacacatGCTCGGTTCTGCAGCATAAACAAGAAGAACTGAAGGAGGGAATCCGCCAGAGGGACGAGCTCATAGAG GCCCTAGAGAGACAGAAAGAGTACTTTGATTGCATTAGGAATGAGAGGGACGAGCTCAGAGATGAGCTCGCTGACATCAAGGGGAAGTCCAAGGCAGGAGAG AAACACGGGCTGGTGGTGGTTCCAGGCAGCATACCGAACGGAGAAGTGGAGGAGGAGCCTCTGTCGTCAGGGATCACGCTGGTCTCCCAAGAGGCCGCTCAGGTTCTGGAGTCTGCAGGAGATGGTCCGCTGG ATGTGAGGCTACTGAAGCTGGCCGAGGAAAAAGAAGAGCTGCTGTTTCAGATCAGGAAGCTGAAGCATCAGCTGGAAGAGGAGCGGCAGAAACACGCCAAGGTGGACGGCGTTTTCACAGACGGGGAGAAGATGGAGAACGGTACAGACTTGAGCTTCATCGAGATGCAGA GAGACGCCAACAGACAGATTAGCGAATACAAGTTCAAGCTTTCTAAGGCAGAACAAGAAATAACCACCATGGAACTAAAT ATCACCAGACTTGAAGCGCAGATGGCTCGGTACAAAGTCGCAGCTGATAACTCAGAGAAGGTAGAAGATGAACTTAAAGCAGAGAAAAGGAAACTTCAGAGAGAG CTGCGCACAGCTCTGGATAAGTTGGAGGAGATGGAGATGACCAACAGCCACCTAGTGAAGCGCCTGGAGAAGATGAAGGCCAACAGAAACGCCCTCCTGGCTCAGCAGTGA
- the lrrfip2 gene encoding leucine-rich repeat flightless-interacting protein 2 isoform X4, which yields MGTQGPGRKRAPLKDRFSAEEEALSSIAREAEARLAAKRAARAEARDIRMRELERQQKELSYHSSSSSNRKWGQIHQWMAETEKARTSSSNRSSSRHHRELDDDVSSVRSYRSTSSAMRDLGSNKSRSSSRRKDMLTGLYHDQRNYTSLTKTKAPPLPSTSSYQPRATSASSSTSGTGLSRSYSMASIYDDTGLYGSSYSSRAPSEYSWYSSGASSTRSSPVHSSSEDDTVSSVSQERFNRGRRDSTSSDFSDISESAADYFSRSNRRGSIVSDLDDLSIPDLDALDEKCDKQYSDYSRPSSRCTTPGLSPATLASLGGTSSRRGSADAGSTYDPDTSLSELRDIYELKDQIQDVEGRYMQGLKELKDSLTEVEEKYKKAMVSNAQLDNDKGNLIYQVDTLKDVIEEMEESMSEMKRELEEKTKELERQKHTCSVLQHKQEELKEGIRQRDELIEESQRMQTKLDALTREVFDLQETINWKDKKIAALERQKEYFDCIRNERDELRDELADIKGKSKAGEKHGLVVVPGSIPNGEVEEEPLSSGITLVSQEAAQVLESAGDGPLDVRLLKLAEEKEELLFQIRKLKHQLEEERQKHAKVDGVFTDGEKMENGTDLSFIEMQRDANRQISEYKFKLSKAEQEITTMELNITRLEAQMARYKVAADNSEKVEDELKAEKRKLQRELRTALDKLEEMEMTNSHLVKRLEKMKANRNALLAQQ from the exons ATGGGGACACAAGGCCCAGGGAGGAAACGTGCTCCTTTGAAAGATCGCTTctcagcagaagaagaagctctgAGTAGTATTGCTCGTGAG GCGGAGGCGAGGCTGGCGGCGAAGAGGGCAGCGCGAGCAGAGGCCAGAGATATTCGAATGAGGGAACTGGAGCGACAGCAGAAAGAG CTTTCCTACCACTCATCCAGCAGTAGCAATAGAAAATGGGGTCAGATTCATCAGTGGATG GCCGAAACAGAAAAAGCAAGAACTTCTAGTAGTAATAGATCCAGCAGCCGTCATCACCGG GAGCTGGACGATGACGTCAGTTCAGTTCGCAGCTACAGG TCTACATCATCAGCGATGCGGGACTTGGGGTCTAACAAGAGTCGGTCCAGTTCTCGTAGAAAGGACATGTTG ACTGGACTGTACCACGATCAAAGGAACTACACCAGCCTTACCAAGACCAAAGCTCCTCCCCTTCCTTCCACTTCCTCCTATCAGCCTCGG GCcacctccgcctcctcctccacctctggCACAGGGCTGTCTCGTAGCTACAGCATG GCATCCATTTATGACGACACAGGTCTTTATGGCTCAAGTTACAGTTCAAGAGCT CCCTCTGAATACAGCTGGTACTCCTCTGGAGCCAGCTCCACCCGCAGCAGCCCTGTG CACTCTTCATCAGAAGATGACACTGTCAGCAGTGTGTCCCAGGAGCGCTTCAACAGAGGCCGGAGGGACAGTACG TCGTCTGACTTCTCGGACATTAGCGAATCCGCCGCGGATTATTTCAGCCGCTCCAACCGAAGGGGCAGCATCGTGTCTGACCTTGATGATTTGAGCATTCCAGATTTGGACGCT CTGGATGAAAAATGCGACAAACAGTACTCCGACTACAGTCGG CCTTCGTCTCGCTGCACCACCCCAGGCCTGTCTCCAGCCACCCTGGCCTCGCTGGGCGGGACCTCGTCTAGAAGAGGGAGCGCCGACGCCGGCAGCACGTACGACCCCGACACCAGTCTGAGCGAGCTGAGG GATATCTATGAACTAAAGGACCAGATTCAGGATGTAGAGGGGCGGTACATGCAAGGGCTTAAAGAGCTGAAG GACTCACTCACAGAAGTGGAGGAGAAGTATAAGAAAGCCATGGTCTCCAACGCACAGTTGGACAACGACAAAGGCAACCTCATTTATCAAGTGGACACACTCAAGGACGTCATCGAAGAGATGGAGGAGTCCATGTCAGAGATGAAGagggagctggaggagaagaCGAAG GAACTGgaaagacagaaacacacatGCTCGGTTCTGCAGCATAAACAAGAAGAACTGAAGGAGGGAATCCGCCAGAGGGACGAGCTCATAGAG GAGAGCCAGCGAATGCAGACTAAGTTAGACGCTCTGACCAGGGAGGTGTTTGATCTCCAGGAAACTATAAACTGGAAGGACAAAAAGATCGCG GCCCTAGAGAGACAGAAAGAGTACTTTGATTGCATTAGGAATGAGAGGGACGAGCTCAGAGATGAGCTCGCTGACATCAAGGGGAAGTCCAAGGCAGGAGAG AAACACGGGCTGGTGGTGGTTCCAGGCAGCATACCGAACGGAGAAGTGGAGGAGGAGCCTCTGTCGTCAGGGATCACGCTGGTCTCCCAAGAGGCCGCTCAGGTTCTGGAGTCTGCAGGAGATGGTCCGCTGG ATGTGAGGCTACTGAAGCTGGCCGAGGAAAAAGAAGAGCTGCTGTTTCAGATCAGGAAGCTGAAGCATCAGCTGGAAGAGGAGCGGCAGAAACACGCCAAGGTGGACGGCGTTTTCACAGACGGGGAGAAGATGGAGAACGGTACAGACTTGAGCTTCATCGAGATGCAGA GAGACGCCAACAGACAGATTAGCGAATACAAGTTCAAGCTTTCTAAGGCAGAACAAGAAATAACCACCATGGAACTAAAT ATCACCAGACTTGAAGCGCAGATGGCTCGGTACAAAGTCGCAGCTGATAACTCAGAGAAGGTAGAAGATGAACTTAAAGCAGAGAAAAGGAAACTTCAGAGAGAG CTGCGCACAGCTCTGGATAAGTTGGAGGAGATGGAGATGACCAACAGCCACCTAGTGAAGCGCCTGGAGAAGATGAAGGCCAACAGAAACGCCCTCCTGGCTCAGCAGTGA
- the lrrfip2 gene encoding leucine-rich repeat flightless-interacting protein 2 isoform X10, producing the protein MGTQGPGRKRAPLKDRFSAEEEALSSIAREAEARLAAKRAARAEARDIRMRELERQQKELDEKCDKQYSDYSRPSSRCTTPGLSPATLASLGGTSSRRGSADAGSTYDPDTSLSELRDSLTEVEEKYKKAMVSNAQLDNDKGNLIYQVDTLKDVIEEMEESMSEMKRELEEKTKELERQKHTCSVLQHKQEELKEGIRQRDELIEALERQKEYFDCIRNERDELRDELADIKGKSKAGEKHGLVVVPGSIPNGEVEEEPLSSGITLVSQEAAQVLESAGDGPLDVRLLKLAEEKEELLFQIRKLKHQLEEERQKHAKVDGVFTDGEKMENGTDLSFIEMQRDANRQISEYKFKLSKAEQEITTMELNITRLEAQMARYKVAADNSEKVEDELKAEKRKLQRELRTALDKLEEMEMTNSHLVKRLEKMKANRNALLAQQ; encoded by the exons ATGGGGACACAAGGCCCAGGGAGGAAACGTGCTCCTTTGAAAGATCGCTTctcagcagaagaagaagctctgAGTAGTATTGCTCGTGAG GCGGAGGCGAGGCTGGCGGCGAAGAGGGCAGCGCGAGCAGAGGCCAGAGATATTCGAATGAGGGAACTGGAGCGACAGCAGAAAGAG CTGGATGAAAAATGCGACAAACAGTACTCCGACTACAGTCGG CCTTCGTCTCGCTGCACCACCCCAGGCCTGTCTCCAGCCACCCTGGCCTCGCTGGGCGGGACCTCGTCTAGAAGAGGGAGCGCCGACGCCGGCAGCACGTACGACCCCGACACCAGTCTGAGCGAGCTGAGG GACTCACTCACAGAAGTGGAGGAGAAGTATAAGAAAGCCATGGTCTCCAACGCACAGTTGGACAACGACAAAGGCAACCTCATTTATCAAGTGGACACACTCAAGGACGTCATCGAAGAGATGGAGGAGTCCATGTCAGAGATGAAGagggagctggaggagaagaCGAAG GAACTGgaaagacagaaacacacatGCTCGGTTCTGCAGCATAAACAAGAAGAACTGAAGGAGGGAATCCGCCAGAGGGACGAGCTCATAGAG GCCCTAGAGAGACAGAAAGAGTACTTTGATTGCATTAGGAATGAGAGGGACGAGCTCAGAGATGAGCTCGCTGACATCAAGGGGAAGTCCAAGGCAGGAGAG AAACACGGGCTGGTGGTGGTTCCAGGCAGCATACCGAACGGAGAAGTGGAGGAGGAGCCTCTGTCGTCAGGGATCACGCTGGTCTCCCAAGAGGCCGCTCAGGTTCTGGAGTCTGCAGGAGATGGTCCGCTGG ATGTGAGGCTACTGAAGCTGGCCGAGGAAAAAGAAGAGCTGCTGTTTCAGATCAGGAAGCTGAAGCATCAGCTGGAAGAGGAGCGGCAGAAACACGCCAAGGTGGACGGCGTTTTCACAGACGGGGAGAAGATGGAGAACGGTACAGACTTGAGCTTCATCGAGATGCAGA GAGACGCCAACAGACAGATTAGCGAATACAAGTTCAAGCTTTCTAAGGCAGAACAAGAAATAACCACCATGGAACTAAAT ATCACCAGACTTGAAGCGCAGATGGCTCGGTACAAAGTCGCAGCTGATAACTCAGAGAAGGTAGAAGATGAACTTAAAGCAGAGAAAAGGAAACTTCAGAGAGAG CTGCGCACAGCTCTGGATAAGTTGGAGGAGATGGAGATGACCAACAGCCACCTAGTGAAGCGCCTGGAGAAGATGAAGGCCAACAGAAACGCCCTCCTGGCTCAGCAGTGA
- the lrrfip2 gene encoding leucine-rich repeat flightless-interacting protein 2 isoform X9, producing the protein MGTQGPGRKRAPLKDRFSAEEEALSSIAREAEARLAAKRAARAEARDIRMRELERQQKELDEKCDKQYSDYSRPSSRCTTPGLSPATLASLGGTSSRRGSADAGSTYDPDTSLSELRDIYELKDQIQDVEGRYMQGLKELKDSLTEVEEKYKKAMVSNAQLDNDKGNLIYQVDTLKDVIEEMEESMSEMKRELEEKTKELERQKHTCSVLQHKQEELKEGIRQRDELIEALERQKEYFDCIRNERDELRDELADIKGKSKAGEKHGLVVVPGSIPNGEVEEEPLSSGITLVSQEAAQVLESAGDGPLDVRLLKLAEEKEELLFQIRKLKHQLEEERQKHAKVDGVFTDGEKMENGTDLSFIEMQRDANRQISEYKFKLSKAEQEITTMELNITRLEAQMARYKVAADNSEKVEDELKAEKRKLQRELRTALDKLEEMEMTNSHLVKRLEKMKANRNALLAQQ; encoded by the exons ATGGGGACACAAGGCCCAGGGAGGAAACGTGCTCCTTTGAAAGATCGCTTctcagcagaagaagaagctctgAGTAGTATTGCTCGTGAG GCGGAGGCGAGGCTGGCGGCGAAGAGGGCAGCGCGAGCAGAGGCCAGAGATATTCGAATGAGGGAACTGGAGCGACAGCAGAAAGAG CTGGATGAAAAATGCGACAAACAGTACTCCGACTACAGTCGG CCTTCGTCTCGCTGCACCACCCCAGGCCTGTCTCCAGCCACCCTGGCCTCGCTGGGCGGGACCTCGTCTAGAAGAGGGAGCGCCGACGCCGGCAGCACGTACGACCCCGACACCAGTCTGAGCGAGCTGAGG GATATCTATGAACTAAAGGACCAGATTCAGGATGTAGAGGGGCGGTACATGCAAGGGCTTAAAGAGCTGAAG GACTCACTCACAGAAGTGGAGGAGAAGTATAAGAAAGCCATGGTCTCCAACGCACAGTTGGACAACGACAAAGGCAACCTCATTTATCAAGTGGACACACTCAAGGACGTCATCGAAGAGATGGAGGAGTCCATGTCAGAGATGAAGagggagctggaggagaagaCGAAG GAACTGgaaagacagaaacacacatGCTCGGTTCTGCAGCATAAACAAGAAGAACTGAAGGAGGGAATCCGCCAGAGGGACGAGCTCATAGAG GCCCTAGAGAGACAGAAAGAGTACTTTGATTGCATTAGGAATGAGAGGGACGAGCTCAGAGATGAGCTCGCTGACATCAAGGGGAAGTCCAAGGCAGGAGAG AAACACGGGCTGGTGGTGGTTCCAGGCAGCATACCGAACGGAGAAGTGGAGGAGGAGCCTCTGTCGTCAGGGATCACGCTGGTCTCCCAAGAGGCCGCTCAGGTTCTGGAGTCTGCAGGAGATGGTCCGCTGG ATGTGAGGCTACTGAAGCTGGCCGAGGAAAAAGAAGAGCTGCTGTTTCAGATCAGGAAGCTGAAGCATCAGCTGGAAGAGGAGCGGCAGAAACACGCCAAGGTGGACGGCGTTTTCACAGACGGGGAGAAGATGGAGAACGGTACAGACTTGAGCTTCATCGAGATGCAGA GAGACGCCAACAGACAGATTAGCGAATACAAGTTCAAGCTTTCTAAGGCAGAACAAGAAATAACCACCATGGAACTAAAT ATCACCAGACTTGAAGCGCAGATGGCTCGGTACAAAGTCGCAGCTGATAACTCAGAGAAGGTAGAAGATGAACTTAAAGCAGAGAAAAGGAAACTTCAGAGAGAG CTGCGCACAGCTCTGGATAAGTTGGAGGAGATGGAGATGACCAACAGCCACCTAGTGAAGCGCCTGGAGAAGATGAAGGCCAACAGAAACGCCCTCCTGGCTCAGCAGTGA
- the lrrfip2 gene encoding leucine-rich repeat flightless-interacting protein 2 isoform X8, with the protein MGTQGPGRKRAPLKDRFSAEEEALSSIAREAEARLAAKRAARAEARDIRMRELERQQKELDEKCDKQYSDYSRPSSRCTTPGLSPATLASLGGTSSRRGSADAGSTYDPDTSLSELRDSLTEVEEKYKKAMVSNAQLDNDKGNLIYQVDTLKDVIEEMEESMSEMKRELEEKTKELERQKHTCSVLQHKQEELKEGIRQRDELIEESQRMQTKLDALTREVFDLQETINWKDKKIAALERQKEYFDCIRNERDELRDELADIKGKSKAGEKHGLVVVPGSIPNGEVEEEPLSSGITLVSQEAAQVLESAGDGPLDVRLLKLAEEKEELLFQIRKLKHQLEEERQKHAKVDGVFTDGEKMENGTDLSFIEMQRDANRQISEYKFKLSKAEQEITTMELNITRLEAQMARYKVAADNSEKVEDELKAEKRKLQRELRTALDKLEEMEMTNSHLVKRLEKMKANRNALLAQQ; encoded by the exons ATGGGGACACAAGGCCCAGGGAGGAAACGTGCTCCTTTGAAAGATCGCTTctcagcagaagaagaagctctgAGTAGTATTGCTCGTGAG GCGGAGGCGAGGCTGGCGGCGAAGAGGGCAGCGCGAGCAGAGGCCAGAGATATTCGAATGAGGGAACTGGAGCGACAGCAGAAAGAG CTGGATGAAAAATGCGACAAACAGTACTCCGACTACAGTCGG CCTTCGTCTCGCTGCACCACCCCAGGCCTGTCTCCAGCCACCCTGGCCTCGCTGGGCGGGACCTCGTCTAGAAGAGGGAGCGCCGACGCCGGCAGCACGTACGACCCCGACACCAGTCTGAGCGAGCTGAGG GACTCACTCACAGAAGTGGAGGAGAAGTATAAGAAAGCCATGGTCTCCAACGCACAGTTGGACAACGACAAAGGCAACCTCATTTATCAAGTGGACACACTCAAGGACGTCATCGAAGAGATGGAGGAGTCCATGTCAGAGATGAAGagggagctggaggagaagaCGAAG GAACTGgaaagacagaaacacacatGCTCGGTTCTGCAGCATAAACAAGAAGAACTGAAGGAGGGAATCCGCCAGAGGGACGAGCTCATAGAG GAGAGCCAGCGAATGCAGACTAAGTTAGACGCTCTGACCAGGGAGGTGTTTGATCTCCAGGAAACTATAAACTGGAAGGACAAAAAGATCGCG GCCCTAGAGAGACAGAAAGAGTACTTTGATTGCATTAGGAATGAGAGGGACGAGCTCAGAGATGAGCTCGCTGACATCAAGGGGAAGTCCAAGGCAGGAGAG AAACACGGGCTGGTGGTGGTTCCAGGCAGCATACCGAACGGAGAAGTGGAGGAGGAGCCTCTGTCGTCAGGGATCACGCTGGTCTCCCAAGAGGCCGCTCAGGTTCTGGAGTCTGCAGGAGATGGTCCGCTGG ATGTGAGGCTACTGAAGCTGGCCGAGGAAAAAGAAGAGCTGCTGTTTCAGATCAGGAAGCTGAAGCATCAGCTGGAAGAGGAGCGGCAGAAACACGCCAAGGTGGACGGCGTTTTCACAGACGGGGAGAAGATGGAGAACGGTACAGACTTGAGCTTCATCGAGATGCAGA GAGACGCCAACAGACAGATTAGCGAATACAAGTTCAAGCTTTCTAAGGCAGAACAAGAAATAACCACCATGGAACTAAAT ATCACCAGACTTGAAGCGCAGATGGCTCGGTACAAAGTCGCAGCTGATAACTCAGAGAAGGTAGAAGATGAACTTAAAGCAGAGAAAAGGAAACTTCAGAGAGAG CTGCGCACAGCTCTGGATAAGTTGGAGGAGATGGAGATGACCAACAGCCACCTAGTGAAGCGCCTGGAGAAGATGAAGGCCAACAGAAACGCCCTCCTGGCTCAGCAGTGA
- the lrrfip2 gene encoding leucine-rich repeat flightless-interacting protein 2 isoform X1, with the protein MGTQGPGRKRAPLKDRFSAEEEALSSIAREAEARLAAKRAARAEARDIRMRELERQQKELSYHSSSSSNRKWGQIHQWMAETEKARTSSSNRSSSRHHRELDDDVSSVRSYRSTSSAMRDLGSNKSRSSSRRKDMLSHGHSTSSLLKSVRSTSSVYNDLHGHKKASSSSSRKDLLTGLYHDQRNYTSLTKTKAPPLPSTSSYQPRATSASSSTSGTGLSRSYSMASIYDDTGLYGSSYSSRAPSEYSWYSSGASSTRSSPVHSSSEDDTVSSVSQERFNRGRRDSTSSDFSDISESAADYFSRSNRRGSIVSDLDDLSIPDLDALDEKCDKQYSDYSRPSSRCTTPGLSPATLASLGGTSSRRGSADAGSTYDPDTSLSELRDIYELKDQIQDVEGRYMQGLKELKDSLTEVEEKYKKAMVSNAQLDNDKGNLIYQVDTLKDVIEEMEESMSEMKRELEEKTKELERQKHTCSVLQHKQEELKEGIRQRDELIEESQRMQTKLDALTREVFDLQETINWKDKKIAALERQKEYFDCIRNERDELRDELADIKGKSKAGEKHGLVVVPGSIPNGEVEEEPLSSGITLVSQEAAQVLESAGDGPLDVRLLKLAEEKEELLFQIRKLKHQLEEERQKHAKVDGVFTDGEKMENGTDLSFIEMQRDANRQISEYKFKLSKAEQEITTMELNITRLEAQMARYKVAADNSEKVEDELKAEKRKLQRELRTALDKLEEMEMTNSHLVKRLEKMKANRNALLAQQ; encoded by the exons ATGGGGACACAAGGCCCAGGGAGGAAACGTGCTCCTTTGAAAGATCGCTTctcagcagaagaagaagctctgAGTAGTATTGCTCGTGAG GCGGAGGCGAGGCTGGCGGCGAAGAGGGCAGCGCGAGCAGAGGCCAGAGATATTCGAATGAGGGAACTGGAGCGACAGCAGAAAGAG CTTTCCTACCACTCATCCAGCAGTAGCAATAGAAAATGGGGTCAGATTCATCAGTGGATG GCCGAAACAGAAAAAGCAAGAACTTCTAGTAGTAATAGATCCAGCAGCCGTCATCACCGG GAGCTGGACGATGACGTCAGTTCAGTTCGCAGCTACAGG TCTACATCATCAGCGATGCGGGACTTGGGGTCTAACAAGAGTCGGTCCAGTTCTCGTAGAAAGGACATGTTG TCTCATGGCCACTCCACTAGTTCCCTCCTCAAGAGTGTCCGCTCCACT AGTTCTGTATACAATGACCTGCATGGCCATAAAAAggcttcctccagctcctcaaGAAAAGACTTGCTG ACTGGACTGTACCACGATCAAAGGAACTACACCAGCCTTACCAAGACCAAAGCTCCTCCCCTTCCTTCCACTTCCTCCTATCAGCCTCGG GCcacctccgcctcctcctccacctctggCACAGGGCTGTCTCGTAGCTACAGCATG GCATCCATTTATGACGACACAGGTCTTTATGGCTCAAGTTACAGTTCAAGAGCT CCCTCTGAATACAGCTGGTACTCCTCTGGAGCCAGCTCCACCCGCAGCAGCCCTGTG CACTCTTCATCAGAAGATGACACTGTCAGCAGTGTGTCCCAGGAGCGCTTCAACAGAGGCCGGAGGGACAGTACG TCGTCTGACTTCTCGGACATTAGCGAATCCGCCGCGGATTATTTCAGCCGCTCCAACCGAAGGGGCAGCATCGTGTCTGACCTTGATGATTTGAGCATTCCAGATTTGGACGCT CTGGATGAAAAATGCGACAAACAGTACTCCGACTACAGTCGG CCTTCGTCTCGCTGCACCACCCCAGGCCTGTCTCCAGCCACCCTGGCCTCGCTGGGCGGGACCTCGTCTAGAAGAGGGAGCGCCGACGCCGGCAGCACGTACGACCCCGACACCAGTCTGAGCGAGCTGAGG GATATCTATGAACTAAAGGACCAGATTCAGGATGTAGAGGGGCGGTACATGCAAGGGCTTAAAGAGCTGAAG GACTCACTCACAGAAGTGGAGGAGAAGTATAAGAAAGCCATGGTCTCCAACGCACAGTTGGACAACGACAAAGGCAACCTCATTTATCAAGTGGACACACTCAAGGACGTCATCGAAGAGATGGAGGAGTCCATGTCAGAGATGAAGagggagctggaggagaagaCGAAG GAACTGgaaagacagaaacacacatGCTCGGTTCTGCAGCATAAACAAGAAGAACTGAAGGAGGGAATCCGCCAGAGGGACGAGCTCATAGAG GAGAGCCAGCGAATGCAGACTAAGTTAGACGCTCTGACCAGGGAGGTGTTTGATCTCCAGGAAACTATAAACTGGAAGGACAAAAAGATCGCG GCCCTAGAGAGACAGAAAGAGTACTTTGATTGCATTAGGAATGAGAGGGACGAGCTCAGAGATGAGCTCGCTGACATCAAGGGGAAGTCCAAGGCAGGAGAG AAACACGGGCTGGTGGTGGTTCCAGGCAGCATACCGAACGGAGAAGTGGAGGAGGAGCCTCTGTCGTCAGGGATCACGCTGGTCTCCCAAGAGGCCGCTCAGGTTCTGGAGTCTGCAGGAGATGGTCCGCTGG ATGTGAGGCTACTGAAGCTGGCCGAGGAAAAAGAAGAGCTGCTGTTTCAGATCAGGAAGCTGAAGCATCAGCTGGAAGAGGAGCGGCAGAAACACGCCAAGGTGGACGGCGTTTTCACAGACGGGGAGAAGATGGAGAACGGTACAGACTTGAGCTTCATCGAGATGCAGA GAGACGCCAACAGACAGATTAGCGAATACAAGTTCAAGCTTTCTAAGGCAGAACAAGAAATAACCACCATGGAACTAAAT ATCACCAGACTTGAAGCGCAGATGGCTCGGTACAAAGTCGCAGCTGATAACTCAGAGAAGGTAGAAGATGAACTTAAAGCAGAGAAAAGGAAACTTCAGAGAGAG CTGCGCACAGCTCTGGATAAGTTGGAGGAGATGGAGATGACCAACAGCCACCTAGTGAAGCGCCTGGAGAAGATGAAGGCCAACAGAAACGCCCTCCTGGCTCAGCAGTGA